One window from the genome of Solea solea chromosome 13, fSolSol10.1, whole genome shotgun sequence encodes:
- the LOC131470937 gene encoding uncharacterized protein LOC131470937 — protein MEGGQRKLQNVMEDGLSKDLINAGRFCFNCEQIFSDRKCLEEHLCTAAHYICSCGTEFNLYDDMHEHSTTHEPGHQVLDHETIRKRRVEKRIEEERQMKRLQTGEVVWKTPKANTMSPSSLGKPMVQVSMSSAPMVKVPKQSTQVSQVPGIYPSMLHASFPQNPVTPKLEAKNIFTGVGAPTVDLWTIYQPVVLLQTVRQFDKNKPYTCGKCGECFFSKTSLITHHGNHVIDKVSGCVGCGLLLSSKKVVPRFHLCNAPISNNNKFKVITAKPLNTKTVNESSTDVSKNQSFQVPPATPPIQWNRLQSIVPGKGHQTPSVSNLKLKNQNVRMYNRGNQGRQVTSSQQSRGWNPHAFKPYNSVSLPAKFQSLNAGTSTNSYKCRVCHLPFESAALLQRHKCAKAREFMAQQGRGGRQHQNLKRMMPLARSVPVQMNGEKKLEVPFAGNMKKNQVVAVGLDRGQDAVPVNRTNVDSMDDDCYIVESDSGKPAEMIYQVTSSVPIKT, from the coding sequence ATGGAGGGAGGACAGCGAAAACTGCAAAATGTTATGGAGGATGGATTAAGCAAAGATCTGATAAATGCAGGCCGGTTTTGCTTCAACTGTGAGCAAATATTTTCAGATCGGAAATGCCTGGAGGAACATTTGTGTACTGCTGCACATTACATCTGCTCATGTGGAACTGAATTTAACCTGTACGACGACATGCATGAGCACAGCACGACACATGAACCAGGGCACCAAGTGCTCGATCATGAAACAATAAGAAAACGCAGGGTTGAGAAGCGTATAGAAGAAGAGCGGCAAATGAAGAGATTACAGACAGGCGAGGTTGTCTGGAAGACACCTAAAGCAAACACCATGTCACCATCTTCGCTAGGGAAGCCTATGGTGCAAGTATCCATGTCATCAGCTCCGATGGTAAAAGTTCCAAAGCAGTCTACACAGGTTTCACAAGTGCCTGGCATTTACCCTTCTATGTTACATGCATCATTCCCCCAAAATCCTGTCACCCCTAAATTGGAGGCGAAGAATATTTTTACAGGTGTAGGTGCACCTACTGTGGATCTGTGGACAATTTACCAGCCAGTCGTGTTGTTACAAACAGTGCGCCAGTTTGATAAGAACAAACCATACACTTGTGGAAAATGTGgcgaatgttttttttcaaagaccTCACTAATCACCCACCACGGCAATCATGTCATAGATAAAGTGTCTGGCTGTGTAGGATGTGGGCTGCTGCTCTCCAGTAAGAAGGTAGTACCCCGCTTTCATCTTTGTAACGCACCCATCtctaacaacaacaaattcaaAGTTATTACTGCAAAACCATTAAATACCAAGACAGTAAATGAGTCCAGTACAGATGTGAGTAAGAATCAGAGTTTTCAAGTTCCACCGGCCACTCCACCCATCCAGTGGAACAGACTTCAATCCATTGTTCCTGGAAAAGGCCATCAGACACCTTCTGTTTCCAACCTGAAGTTAAAAAATCAAAATGTCAGAATGTACAATAGAGGAAATCAGGGGCGTCAGGTCACTTCATCACAGCAATCGAGGGGTTGGAATCCCCATGCATTCAAGCCTTACAACAGTGTCTCCCTTCCAGCAAAGTTTCAGAGCCTTAATGCCGGCACATCAACAAATTCTTATAAATGTCGAGTCTGTCATCTTCCATTTGAGTCTGCTGCTCTGCTTCAGAGGCACAAGTGTGCCAAAGCACGGGAGTTTATGGCACAGCAAGGTCGTGGTGGAAGACAGCATCAAAATCTCAAGAGGATGATGCCATTGGCAAGATCAGTTCCTGTTCAGATGAATGGTGAGAAGAAACTGGAGGTCCCATTTGCTGGTAACATGAAGAAAAACCAAGTAGTGGCTGTTGGCCTGGACAGAGGGCAAGATGCTGTCCCTGTGAATAGGACAAATGTAGACAGTATGGACGATGATTGTTACATTGTTGAAAGCGACTCAGGCAAGCCGGCTGAAATGATTTATCAAGTAACCTCATCTGTTCCCATCAAAACTTGA
- the im:7147486 gene encoding zinc finger protein Xfin: protein MMLGLQGNTSSPKVYRCVACSATFTGLASLLVHQATHANAVTKVPTTSPQPVISPHETLFASMDSSVEHNSPPSFLTESSSPSFYICDCGKEFQDFSLMLEHKSSHVSQIRLLQPQDDNIDFSSGTGCDKFFPTQHVSLSPTVTQPGVDLCCPSTSRSPPVKSSTLTDHKADVTPGEEVAIVTTSQCTSQQEDVKKLDMSPTTETFPETVEDEYFKDKTISVPSNEKGTNLPKTNSIMKLLASAYMKCSSPSQPENNSDSIVTPKQEVVPVDITPGPKPEVSPVNDLSVAQMRRLLSKPGIKTKAPSISKILESSKKRVVSLTKTFSPVVVLETRQRLMDPVGNGVYGRYQCGRCRRVFPHLDRLTEHHFLHKKERIKCCRHCKQLIIGRVPLPDSHTCPQLGNRAIQPMRSCQKKLPFGQKIVPFHGLSSTKKVYFCPLCKHSYARRWNLKMHKCLGPGSALTQQAHPPIQNRLILTSNSTVKTETQHTAESHFVKSVAVGTEVSGHIKVELMSQNSDQPAASKLAWNHPSKTFSPFDPKPMMEHNKDASVCGVSPQQGEEYSWNVAAVDGGEGQWTMPLDDEMEVFNSAGKAVEGGEVRTSASLQQAETTSASLRYFVRDGVKWYPCNRCQKTYSQASTLRRHLRLCGFRPCAPGTAAQDAIPLNANHMKPVFACFVCGKTFNRKDNMTVHSKKCQLRQSMSDVDRRTMQQSESVSATDGLTQEDDGGHWGIMSLPSVLPRRVTCECGVGFTSPKLLLEHLQKHAQESYTCPTCGETVSSWADYEVHLQIHMHPHHQLLKGLQPSQPLLLRFQQQPPQQQQPPPSAQQPTKQPRTEQFPNSTRKKQRIVCTRCGNTFASRCSLRRHVSWNRCKGPRIASVPTNPPKTHHCSQCNSDFPNSISLTFHQRSGTCKPAVKPVRCPVCLRWFSTVDGLQKHLLTHKRPEAHRCDICQGTYANIKSLKTHRRKIHRIMAGDKRQTQQVTS, encoded by the coding sequence ATGATGCTTGGATTGCAGGGAAACACTTCGTCCCCCAAAGTTTACCGCTGTGTGGCGTGTTCAGCCACCTTTACTGGACTGGCTTCCTTGCTCGTCCACCAGGCAACACATGCGAACGCAGTCACCAAGGTCCCCACCACCTCTCCACAACCAGTCATCAGCCCACACGAAACACTGTTTGCAAGTATGGACTCATCCGTTGAGCACAACAGTCCACCATCATTCTTGACTGAGAGCTCTTCACCATCTTTTTACATTTGTGATTGTGGAAAGGAGTTTCAGGACTTCAGTCTTATGCTGGAGCACAAGAGTTCACATGTTTCCCAGATTCGGCTGCTACAGCCTCAGGATGATAATATTGATTTCTCGAGTGGAACAGGTTGTGATAAATTTTTTCCCACCCAGCATGTGTCCTTAAGTCCTACTGTAACCCAGCCTGGTGTAGACCTTTGTTGCCCCTCTACCTCAAGATCCCCACCTGTCAAATCATCCACATTAACAGATCATAAAGCAGATGTGACCCCTGGGGAAGAAGTTGCCATTGTTACCACTTCACAATGTACATCCCAACAGGAAGATGTTAAGAAACTAGACATGTCACCCACAACAGAGACATTTCCAGAGACTGTAGAAGATGAATATTTTAAGGATAAAACAATTTCTGTCCCCAGCAATGAAAAAGGTACAAATTTGCCAAAAACTAACTCTATAATGAAGTTGCTAGCATCAGCATACATGAAATGTTCTTCGCCTAGTCAGCCTGAAAATAATAGTGATAGCATAGTCACTCCAAAACAAGAAGTTGTCCCGGTTGACATAACACCAGGACCAAAACCTGAGGTATCGCCAGTCAACGATCTCTCTGTTGCGCAAATGAGGCGACTGCTTTCAAAACCTGGTATAAAAACAAAAGCTCCGTCTATCAGCAAAATTCTCGAGTCCAGTAAGAAGAGAGTTGTCTCTCTGACCAAGACTTTCTCACCTGTTGTGGTTCTTGAAACCCGTCAAAGGCTGATGGATCCTGTGGGTAACGGTGTTTATGGGAGATACCAATGTGGTCGCTGTCGTAGAGTCTTTCCACATTTGGATAGGCTGACGGAGCATCATTTTTTGCACAAGAAAGAGAGGATTAAGTGTTGTCGTCACTGCAAACAGCTGATCATTGGGCGAGTACCTTTACCAGACAGTCATACTTGTCCCCAGTTAGGAAACAGGGCCATACAACCCATGCGTTCTTGTCAAAAGAAATTACCATTTGGTCAAAAAATAGTGCCGTTCCATGGTCTCAGTAGCACAAAAAAAGTTTACTTTTGTCCATTGTGCAAGCACAGCTATGCACGAAGGTGGAACCTCAAAATGCACAAGTGTCTTGGCCCAGGGTCAGCCCTCACCCAGCAAGCCCATCCCCCTATTCAGAATAGGTTAATATTGACATCAAACAGTACtgtcaaaacagaaacacaacacaccgCTGAATCCCATTTTGTTAAGAGTGTTGCTGTGGGCACTGAAGTTAGTGGTCATATAAAGGTTGAGTTGATGTCTCAAAATTCAGACCAGCCTGCAGCGTCAAAATTGGCCTGGAATCATCCCTCAAAAACGTTTTCACCGTTCGACCCCAAACCAATGATGGAGCACAACAAAGATGCCTCTGTGTGTGGGGTTTCACCCCAGCAAGGAGAAGAATACAGCTGGAATGTAGCAGCGGTTGATGGTGGTGAAGGACAGTGGACAATGCCCTTGGATGATGAAATGGAGGTGTTCAATTCTGCAGGAAAAGCTGTTgaaggaggagaggtgaggacaTCTGCGTCGCTGCAACAAGCTGAGACGACGTCAGCTAGCTTGCGTTACTTTGTCAGAGATGGAGTAAAATGGTACCCTTGCAACAGGTGTCAGAAAACCTACAGTCAAGCATCTACTTTGAGGCGTCATCTCCGGCTATGTGGATTCAGGCCATGTGCCCCTGGGACTGCAGCGCAGGATGCCATTCCGCTAAATGCAAACCATATGAAAccagtgtttgcttgttttgtttgtgggaAAACCTTTAACCGCAAAGATAACATGACGGTTCACAGCAAGAAATGCCAGTTGCGACAATCAATGTCTGATGTGGACAGAAGAACCATGCAGCAGAGTGAGTCAGTTAGTGCAACAGATGGCCTAACGCAGGAGGATGATGGAGGTCACTGGGGTATCATGTCATTGCCCTCCGTACTGCCAAGGAGGGTGACGTGTGAGTGTGGGGTTGGATTCACATCTCCAAAGCTTCTCCTAGAGCATCTGCAGAAACATGCCCAGGAATCCTATACATGTCCCACTTGTGGAGAGACTGTTAGTTCCTGGGCAGACTATGAAGTTCATCTGCAGATACACATGCATCCTCATCATCAGCTGCTGAAGGGACTACAACCCTCACAACCGCTGCTCCTTCGATTTCAGCAACAGccgcctcagcagcagcagccacctcCGTCAGCGCAGCAGCCCACAAAGCAGCCACGCACAGAACAGTTTCCAAATTCCACCAGGAAAAAGCAGCGGATTGTGTGCACAAGGTGTGGCAACACCTTTGCTTCTCGCTGCTCCCTTCGAAGGCACGTTTCCTGGAATCGTTGCAAAGGACCACGTATTGCCAGTGTACCCACAAATCCACCAAAGACCCACCACTGTTCCCAGTGCAACTCCGATTTTCCAAACTCTATCAGTCTTACGTTTCACCAGAGGAGCGGGACTTGCAAGCCTGCCGTGAAGCCTGTGCGTTGCCCTGTTTGTCTTCGCTGGTTTAGCACGGTGGATGGTTTGCAGAAACACCTGCTGACACACAAACGACCTGAAGCCCATCGCTGTGATATCTGCCAAGGTACATACGCAAACATTAAATCGCTCAAAACCCATCGCAGGAAGATTCATCGCATTATGGCAGGAGATAAACGACAAACACAACAGGTCACTTCCTAA